Proteins encoded together in one Candidatus Methylomirabilota bacterium window:
- a CDS encoding amidohydrolase family protein: MALIDVHNHILSKTWVELLASYGGHRYQTARDPEGRTIVLRKGARFLGLTDAMFDPEMRLRAMDEVGVAIELLSYTCPNCYWADGRAAETVARAMNDHLADVCARWPDRFRGLGSVPLQDVDLALKELERAVDQLGMVGLIVLANVNETPLDDPRFEPFWAALNERRLPVLLHPTVPPGVEAMGMDRYGLVPTIGFMIDTTLAVTRMILAGIFERYPEWPLIVGHTGATLPFIAGRLDQCHRFIPETRARLSQAPSTYLKRLYYDTVCYDEHALELAYKLAGPERLLYGSDYPHTIGDMAGCARRIEALPIPEAEKELIRSGNARRLFGLASR; the protein is encoded by the coding sequence ATGGCGCTGATCGACGTCCACAACCACATCCTCTCCAAGACGTGGGTGGAACTCCTGGCTTCGTATGGAGGCCACCGCTACCAGACCGCCCGGGACCCGGAGGGGCGCACCATCGTCCTGCGCAAGGGCGCCCGCTTCCTGGGGCTCACCGACGCCATGTTCGATCCCGAGATGCGCCTCCGGGCCATGGACGAGGTCGGCGTCGCGATCGAGCTGCTTTCCTACACCTGCCCGAATTGCTACTGGGCCGACGGCAGGGCGGCCGAGACCGTCGCCCGCGCCATGAACGATCACCTGGCCGATGTGTGCGCCCGCTGGCCGGACCGCTTCCGGGGCCTGGGGAGTGTGCCGCTCCAGGACGTCGACCTCGCGCTCAAGGAGCTGGAGCGCGCCGTCGACCAGCTCGGGATGGTCGGTCTCATCGTGCTGGCCAACGTGAACGAGACGCCGCTCGACGATCCGCGGTTCGAGCCGTTCTGGGCGGCCCTGAACGAGCGCCGCCTCCCGGTGCTGCTCCACCCCACCGTGCCGCCCGGCGTCGAGGCGATGGGGATGGATCGATACGGGCTGGTGCCGACGATCGGCTTCATGATCGACACCACCCTGGCGGTCACGCGAATGATCCTGGCCGGTATCTTCGAGCGCTACCCGGAGTGGCCCCTGATCGTCGGGCACACGGGGGCGACGCTCCCGTTCATCGCCGGGCGTCTCGACCAGTGCCACCGCTTCATCCCGGAGACGCGAGCCCGCCTCAGCCAGGCCCCGTCGACGTACCTCAAGCGCCTCTACTACGACACCGTCTGCTACGACGAGCATGCGCTCGAGCTGGCCTACAAGCTGGCCGGGCCCGAGCGCCTCCTCTACGGGAGCGACTACCCTCACACCATCGGCGACATGGCGGGCTGTGCCCGGCGGATCGAGGCCCTGCCGATCCCGGAGGCCGAGAAGGAGCTGATCCGCTCCGGGAACGCCCGCCGCCTGTTCGGGCTGGCCAGCCGATAG
- a CDS encoding FAD-dependent oxidoreductase, with amino-acid sequence MAEHARAVIIGGGVAGCSVAYHLTARGWRDVVLLERAELTSGSTFHAAGLVGQLRSSVALTRLMMWSVKLYRRLQAETGRDPGWHEVGSLRLASSAERMEELRRQAGWAKTFGLPLEVVSPEEAAKLFPVISVDGLHGAVYLSTDGHLDPGGLAAALAEGARRHGASIRTGVRVTGIAVKEGRVHEVRTDAGPIRADVVVNAAGMWAAEIGRMVGVTIPMVPIRHQYLTTKPIEGVHPRMPVMRDPDLLDYFREEVGGLVVGGWERNPVPWGLDGIPPDFNNRLFAPDWEQFAPLMENAVRRIPALAGAEVVRLIHGPEAFTPDGEFILGESPEVAGFFVAAGFCAHGIAGAGGAGRIIAAWIADGDPGLDLWHMDLRRFGAQYRSRRLVTERAREIYGTYYDIRYPNQEREAGRHLRLSPVHPRLRELGAVFGEKAGWERPNWFESNAPHGSEARRPRGFAGRFWSPAIEAEHIGTRERAGLFDETSFAKFEVVGPGALRLLQFLTDNDMDKPVGAVTYTSMLNPRGGIECDFTITRLGPDRFRIITGSAFGTHDRGWISGHLPRDGSVHLTDVTGGYACVGLFGPRARDILAAATEADVSHAAFPYLTAREIAVGRVPVLAVRVTYVGELGWEFYAPTEYGLELWDTLWEAGRPHGLVAAGYRAIDSLRLEKGYRYWSADITPDDTPYEAGLGFAVRLGKGEFIGREVLVRQKAEGVRRRLSCLTLADPLAVAVGGEPVRADGRIVGRVTSGGLGYSVGLSIAYAYLPVELAAAGTSVAIEVYGEWIDGIVAAEPLWDPKGERVRS; translated from the coding sequence ATGGCCGAGCACGCGCGGGCGGTCATCATCGGGGGCGGCGTCGCCGGGTGCAGCGTCGCCTACCACTTGACGGCGCGCGGATGGCGAGACGTCGTCCTCCTCGAGCGCGCCGAGCTCACCAGCGGCTCCACGTTCCACGCGGCCGGCCTGGTCGGACAGCTCCGCTCCTCGGTGGCGCTGACCCGCCTCATGATGTGGAGTGTCAAGCTGTACCGGCGACTTCAGGCCGAGACCGGACGCGACCCCGGCTGGCACGAGGTGGGGAGCCTTCGCCTCGCCTCGTCGGCCGAGCGCATGGAAGAGCTCCGCCGCCAGGCGGGCTGGGCCAAGACCTTCGGGCTGCCGCTCGAGGTGGTGAGCCCGGAGGAGGCAGCCAAGCTCTTCCCGGTGATCTCGGTGGACGGGCTTCACGGCGCCGTCTATCTCTCCACCGATGGCCACCTGGACCCCGGCGGGCTGGCGGCGGCGCTGGCGGAGGGCGCGCGGCGGCACGGGGCCTCGATCCGGACCGGCGTGCGGGTCACGGGCATCGCGGTCAAGGAGGGCCGGGTCCACGAGGTCCGGACGGATGCCGGCCCGATCCGGGCCGACGTCGTGGTCAACGCGGCCGGGATGTGGGCGGCCGAGATCGGCCGGATGGTGGGCGTCACCATCCCGATGGTACCTATCCGTCACCAGTACCTGACGACCAAGCCGATCGAGGGCGTCCACCCGCGGATGCCGGTCATGCGCGACCCGGACCTGCTCGACTACTTCCGCGAGGAGGTCGGGGGCCTGGTGGTCGGCGGCTGGGAGCGGAACCCGGTTCCCTGGGGCCTCGACGGCATCCCCCCGGATTTCAACAACCGGCTCTTCGCGCCGGACTGGGAGCAGTTCGCGCCGCTCATGGAGAATGCGGTCCGCCGCATCCCGGCGCTGGCCGGCGCCGAGGTCGTGCGCCTCATCCACGGCCCGGAGGCCTTCACGCCCGACGGCGAGTTCATCCTCGGCGAGTCGCCCGAGGTCGCGGGGTTCTTCGTGGCCGCGGGCTTTTGCGCCCACGGAATCGCGGGGGCGGGCGGGGCCGGCCGGATCATCGCGGCGTGGATCGCCGACGGGGATCCGGGGCTCGACCTCTGGCACATGGACCTCCGCCGGTTCGGGGCCCAGTACCGCTCGCGCCGGCTCGTGACCGAGCGCGCCCGGGAGATCTACGGGACCTACTACGACATCCGCTACCCGAACCAGGAGCGCGAGGCCGGTCGACACCTGCGGCTCTCGCCGGTGCACCCGCGCCTCCGCGAACTCGGTGCCGTGTTCGGCGAGAAGGCCGGCTGGGAGCGCCCGAACTGGTTCGAGTCGAACGCGCCCCACGGGAGCGAGGCCCGCCGGCCGCGCGGCTTCGCCGGACGCTTCTGGTCGCCGGCCATCGAGGCCGAGCACATCGGGACGCGGGAGCGGGCCGGCCTGTTCGACGAGACCTCGTTCGCGAAGTTCGAAGTGGTCGGGCCAGGCGCCCTCCGGCTCCTCCAGTTCCTGACCGACAACGACATGGACAAGCCGGTGGGGGCGGTGACCTACACCTCGATGCTGAACCCGCGCGGGGGGATCGAGTGCGACTTCACGATCACGCGGCTCGGCCCCGACCGCTTCCGCATCATCACCGGCTCGGCCTTCGGCACCCATGACCGCGGCTGGATCAGCGGGCACCTCCCCCGGGACGGCTCCGTGCACCTCACCGACGTCACCGGCGGCTATGCCTGCGTCGGCCTCTTCGGCCCGCGGGCCCGCGACATCCTGGCCGCCGCGACCGAGGCGGACGTCTCCCACGCCGCGTTCCCGTACCTGACCGCCCGGGAGATCGCGGTGGGCCGCGTCCCGGTCCTGGCGGTCCGCGTCACCTATGTAGGCGAGCTCGGCTGGGAATTCTACGCCCCGACCGAGTACGGGCTCGAGCTCTGGGACACCCTGTGGGAGGCCGGCCGGCCCCACGGCCTGGTGGCCGCCGGCTACCGGGCGATCGACTCCTTGCGGCTCGAGAAGGGCTACCGCTACTGGAGCGCGGACATCACGCCCGACGACACGCCCTACGAGGCCGGCCTCGGCTTCGCCGTCCGCCTGGGCAAAGGCGAGTTCATCGGGCGTGAGGTTCTCGTCCGGCAGAAGGCGGAGGGCGTGCGGCGCCGGCTCTCCTGCCTCACCCTCGCCGACCCGCTCGCGGTGGCTGTGGGCGGTGAGCCCGTGCGCGCCGACGGACGCATCGTCGGCCGGGTGACGAGCGGGGGGCTCGGCTACTCGGTCGGGCTCAGCATCGCCTACGCGTACCTCCCGGTCGAGCTGGCGGCCGCCGGGACGTCGGTGGCCATCGAGGTCTACGGCGAGTGGATCGACGGCATCGTGGCGGCCGAGCCCCTCTGGGACCCGAAAGGCGAGCGCGTCCGGAGCTGA
- a CDS encoding type II toxin-antitoxin system Phd/YefM family antitoxin codes for MKTVTVRDLQKKVKECVDDAQHDRVVITRRGKPAAVLVGVEGHDWDAVVLQTDPSFWRLIRARRRQRTMSFRELKRRLAAKKS; via the coding sequence ATGAAGACCGTAACCGTGCGCGACCTTCAGAAGAAGGTTAAGGAATGTGTGGACGATGCCCAACACGACCGCGTGGTCATCACGCGGCGCGGGAAGCCCGCTGCGGTGCTGGTGGGGGTGGAAGGCCACGACTGGGACGCGGTCGTCCTGCAGACCGATCCCTCGTTCTGGAGACTGATCCGCGCCCGACGACGACAGCGAACGATGTCCTTTCGAGAGCTAAAAAGACGGCTGGCCGCGAAAAAGAGCTAG
- a CDS encoding type II toxin-antitoxin system RelE/ParE family toxin produces MYEIRFARDVEKDLRRLTAFHRGKVLETIERQLVDEPMTPSRNRKLLVNLIPPWTAEPPIRELRVGEHRVFYDVSVNENVVYVRAIRRKPPGKRTEDIL; encoded by the coding sequence GTGTATGAAATCCGCTTCGCGCGCGACGTGGAGAAGGATCTCAGACGGCTCACCGCGTTCCATCGGGGAAAGGTGCTCGAGACAATCGAGAGGCAACTGGTCGACGAACCGATGACTCCATCGCGGAATCGAAAGCTCCTGGTGAACCTCATACCACCCTGGACGGCAGAGCCACCGATCCGGGAGCTCAGGGTCGGCGAGCATCGCGTGTTCTACGACGTCTCCGTAAACGAGAACGTCGTCTACGTGCGGGCGATACGCAGAAAGCCGCCCGGGAAGAGAACAGAGGACATCCTATGA
- a CDS encoding branched-chain amino acid ABC transporter ATP-binding protein/permease yields MPGLWRQPLVALAGGLLVLPFVVGWFGTTVSVASEIALFALVGFGYNLLLGYTGLTSFGHGAYFGLAAYAMALTQIHLVKGLVTPLAVGVLTAAGLGAVLGFFALRRRGVYFSLLTLAFTQMLFYIVFRWTAVTGGESGLGGIARPSLLGLDLTDQRTFYWLTAAATYAGAVLVWRVVHAPFGTVLQAIRENERRAGFIGYDVGRYTWLAFVLATTIAGLAGGLHALLKQFVYADLVHVTMSGEILAMTLVGGMRQFLGPAVGAAFFVLFREVLTSYTENWLLYFGLLFMAFVLFSPDGILGILRRLTAPLRREAEALAAMAGRVAPQPQADGVNGGPATVPGEVLLEAHGLVKRFGGLAAVDRVDLEVRAGELRALIGPNGAGKTTLFNLLSGLLPPDAGTVHFRGQPITGLAPHRIVARGISRSFQILTIFRELTVFENVRLAVQARSRHRLHGWRPAASFDDLTQEARKTIRQVGLEGLEAAVASSLSYGGQRLLEIGIALATRPTVLLLDEPLAGLSHAERERVAAFIKGLARRVTIVLIEHDIDRVLALSDRITVLHSGRIIADGPPAAIQADPEVRAAYLGGRKAQPAAAAAAAPAPPGEPLLTLEEVDTFYGKSHILHGVSLDVRRGEVVALLGRNGAGKTATLNTIVGLRPPRHGRVTFRGRDIAGEPPERIGRLGIGLAPQGRRVFPNLTVADNLRLARLARRDGAGAGSDGEARLLDRFPRLRARWRARAETLSGGELQMLAIARALIGDVHLLILDEPFEGLAPAVVEEVYATVAALRGTTAILLVEHNLDLALALADRVYVLDRGHVTYTGPARDLLTDLALRARVLWF; encoded by the coding sequence GGGCCTCTGGCGCCAGCCGCTCGTCGCGCTGGCCGGCGGGCTCCTGGTCCTCCCCTTCGTGGTCGGCTGGTTCGGGACCACGGTGTCGGTGGCCAGCGAGATCGCGCTCTTCGCGCTGGTCGGCTTCGGCTACAACCTCCTCCTCGGCTACACGGGCCTCACCTCCTTCGGCCACGGGGCCTACTTCGGTCTCGCGGCCTATGCGATGGCGCTGACCCAGATCCACCTGGTCAAGGGGCTCGTCACCCCGCTCGCGGTCGGCGTCCTCACCGCAGCCGGGCTGGGAGCCGTCCTCGGGTTCTTCGCGCTGCGCCGGCGCGGCGTCTATTTCTCGCTTCTCACCCTCGCCTTCACCCAGATGCTCTTCTACATCGTCTTTCGCTGGACCGCCGTGACGGGCGGCGAGAGCGGCCTCGGCGGCATCGCCCGGCCGTCCCTCCTCGGGCTCGACCTCACCGACCAGCGGACGTTCTACTGGCTCACGGCCGCCGCCACTTATGCCGGAGCGGTACTGGTGTGGCGCGTCGTCCACGCCCCGTTCGGCACCGTGCTCCAGGCGATCCGCGAGAACGAGCGCCGGGCCGGCTTCATCGGCTACGACGTCGGGCGCTACACGTGGCTCGCCTTCGTCCTGGCCACCACGATCGCCGGGCTGGCCGGCGGCCTTCACGCCCTCCTCAAGCAATTCGTCTACGCGGATCTCGTCCATGTCACGATGTCGGGCGAGATCCTGGCGATGACGCTGGTCGGCGGGATGCGTCAGTTCCTGGGGCCGGCGGTCGGGGCAGCCTTCTTCGTCCTCTTCCGCGAGGTCCTCACGAGCTACACCGAGAACTGGCTCCTCTATTTCGGCCTCCTGTTCATGGCCTTCGTCCTCTTCTCGCCGGACGGGATCCTCGGGATCCTGCGGCGATTGACGGCGCCGCTCCGTCGCGAGGCGGAGGCGCTGGCGGCCATGGCCGGCCGGGTCGCCCCCCAGCCGCAGGCCGACGGAGTGAACGGCGGCCCGGCGACCGTCCCCGGCGAGGTGCTGCTCGAGGCCCATGGCCTGGTGAAGCGCTTCGGCGGCCTGGCGGCGGTGGACCGCGTCGATCTCGAGGTCCGGGCCGGCGAGCTCCGCGCGCTGATCGGGCCGAACGGCGCGGGCAAGACGACGCTGTTCAATCTCCTGTCGGGCCTCCTCCCGCCCGACGCCGGGACGGTTCACTTCCGCGGCCAGCCCATCACCGGGCTCGCTCCCCACCGCATCGTCGCGCGGGGCATCTCACGCTCGTTTCAGATCCTGACGATCTTCCGCGAGCTCACGGTCTTCGAGAACGTCCGGCTGGCCGTGCAGGCGCGGAGCCGGCATCGCCTGCACGGCTGGCGGCCCGCCGCGTCGTTCGACGACCTCACGCAGGAGGCCCGGAAGACCATCCGCCAGGTGGGCCTCGAGGGGCTGGAGGCCGCGGTCGCCTCGAGCCTCTCCTACGGCGGCCAGCGGCTCCTCGAGATCGGGATCGCCCTGGCGACCCGGCCGACCGTGCTCCTGCTCGACGAGCCGCTGGCCGGGCTCTCCCACGCCGAGCGCGAGCGGGTGGCCGCGTTCATCAAGGGCCTCGCCCGCCGTGTCACCATCGTCCTGATCGAGCACGACATCGACCGGGTGCTGGCGCTCTCCGACCGGATCACCGTGCTCCACTCGGGCCGGATCATCGCCGACGGGCCGCCGGCGGCGATCCAGGCCGATCCCGAGGTGCGCGCCGCGTACCTGGGCGGGCGGAAGGCGCAGCCGGCGGCGGCCGCGGCTGCGGCGCCGGCGCCCCCCGGCGAGCCGCTCCTGACCCTCGAGGAGGTCGACACCTTTTACGGGAAGAGCCACATCCTGCACGGGGTCTCGCTCGACGTGCGGCGCGGCGAGGTCGTCGCCCTGCTGGGCCGGAACGGGGCCGGCAAGACCGCGACGCTCAACACGATCGTCGGTCTTCGGCCGCCGCGCCACGGTCGCGTCACGTTCCGCGGCCGCGACATCGCGGGCGAGCCACCGGAGCGGATCGGGCGGCTGGGGATCGGGCTGGCGCCCCAGGGCCGGCGGGTCTTCCCGAACCTGACGGTGGCGGACAACCTCCGGCTGGCCCGCCTCGCGCGGCGAGACGGCGCCGGTGCGGGGTCGGACGGCGAGGCCCGGCTCCTCGATCGGTTCCCGAGGCTCCGCGCCCGCTGGCGCGCGCGGGCCGAGACTCTCTCGGGCGGCGAGCTTCAGATGCTCGCCATCGCCCGCGCCCTGATCGGCGACGTCCATCTCCTGATCCTCGACGAGCCGTTCGAGGGGCTGGCCCCGGCCGTCGTCGAGGAGGTCTACGCGACCGTGGCGGCGCTCCGGGGCACTACGGCGATCCTGCTGGTCGAGCACAACCTCGACCTGGCCCTGGCGCTGGCCGACCGCGTCTACGTGCTCGACCGTGGCCACGTCACCTACACGGGGCCGGCCCGGGACCTCCTCACCGACCTCGCCCTCCGCGCCCGCGTGCTGTGGTTCTGA